One Lysobacter enzymogenes DNA segment encodes these proteins:
- a CDS encoding CHASE domain-containing protein has product MTTTDPAARAAPPNEPDPAPDFADVSGLLPRRGYVLAFIVFIVALVLVFTAWRVARDREQRSAQVEFIGRTAQVTELLQQRLVNFELVARGGVSLFASVQRPTAAQWKAYVEGMNLQRRFPSTLGLGFTGYVPQRLLVQLQNEWRDAGYGLLTVRPFGQREVYGPILYLEPRTAANVEVIGYDMFSEPVRHAAMEAALESGQARLSGKIDLLQDKHDGLRSTGLLLVLPVYLGGGRPLSPSLRRAEMQGWVYVPFRLQTFVDTSLAEGHKDLRFRIFDESGGGNALLFETPGVKPRQPAAFLHKTTFEVYGRTWRIEYESAPIEQAVPRMEGLRNMFALGIFTALLLYGIALVLAHTESRARQIAMRMTEDFRRSEARFRSAMQYSAIGKALLDSEGRIVDANPALAAIVGLSRAQLLDQRFDGLLEDEETDAHAADEERNEEDGVHRATRRLRRQHGVARQVQLTYSPVPGKVGQDITGLVQVEDVTERLRAEARVHALNRTLEARVALRTRELSQANQELEAFAYSVSHDLRAPLRAIDGFSRILGEKYADRLDESGRGYLARVRKAASRMGDLIDALLKMSRLTRSELKHENVDLSRIAGEVVEELRVGEPQRAVEVRIAPGLQVVGDASLLRNLLGNLLGNAWKFTRDRDPATIEFGLAETPGGGREFFVRDNGTGFPQAYVDKLFRPFQRLHSVEDFAGHGIGLASVKRIVERHGGTIRAEGSEGEGAAFYFTLPGGGHGG; this is encoded by the coding sequence ATGACGACGACCGATCCGGCCGCCCGCGCCGCTCCGCCGAACGAACCGGACCCCGCGCCGGATTTTGCCGATGTCTCCGGGCTGCTGCCGCGTCGCGGCTACGTGCTCGCGTTCATCGTGTTCATCGTCGCCCTGGTGCTGGTGTTCACCGCCTGGCGGGTCGCGCGCGACCGCGAGCAGCGCTCGGCCCAGGTCGAGTTCATCGGCCGCACCGCCCAGGTCACCGAATTGCTGCAACAGCGCCTGGTCAACTTCGAACTGGTCGCGCGCGGCGGCGTGTCCTTGTTCGCCTCGGTGCAGCGGCCGACCGCGGCGCAGTGGAAGGCCTATGTCGAGGGCATGAACCTGCAGCGCCGGTTTCCCTCGACCCTGGGCCTGGGCTTCACCGGCTACGTGCCGCAGCGCCTGCTGGTGCAGTTGCAGAACGAATGGCGCGATGCCGGCTACGGCTTGTTGACGGTGCGCCCGTTCGGCCAGCGCGAGGTGTACGGGCCGATCCTCTATCTGGAGCCGAGGACCGCGGCCAACGTCGAGGTGATCGGCTACGACATGTTCTCCGAGCCGGTGCGGCACGCGGCGATGGAGGCGGCGCTGGAGTCCGGGCAGGCGCGCCTGTCGGGCAAGATCGACCTGCTGCAGGACAAGCACGACGGCCTGCGCAGCACCGGCCTGCTGCTGGTGCTGCCGGTCTACCTCGGCGGCGGCCGGCCGCTGAGCCCGAGCCTGCGCCGGGCCGAGATGCAGGGCTGGGTGTACGTGCCGTTCCGGCTGCAGACGTTCGTCGATACCTCGCTCGCCGAGGGCCACAAAGACCTGCGTTTCCGCATCTTCGACGAGAGCGGCGGCGGCAACGCCCTGCTGTTCGAGACCCCCGGGGTCAAGCCGCGGCAGCCGGCGGCGTTCCTGCACAAGACCACGTTCGAGGTCTACGGCCGCACCTGGCGGATCGAGTACGAATCGGCGCCGATCGAGCAGGCGGTGCCGCGCATGGAAGGCCTGCGCAACATGTTCGCGCTCGGCATCTTCACCGCGCTGCTGTTGTACGGCATCGCCCTGGTGCTGGCCCACACCGAATCGCGCGCGCGCCAGATCGCGATGCGCATGACCGAGGACTTCCGCCGCAGCGAGGCGCGCTTCCGCAGCGCGATGCAGTATTCGGCGATCGGCAAGGCCCTGCTCGACAGCGAGGGCCGCATCGTCGACGCCAACCCGGCGCTGGCGGCGATCGTCGGGCTGTCGCGCGCGCAACTGCTGGACCAGCGTTTCGACGGTTTGCTCGAAGACGAGGAGACCGATGCGCACGCCGCGGACGAGGAGCGCAACGAAGAGGACGGCGTGCATCGCGCCACCCGTCGCCTGCGCCGCCAGCACGGGGTGGCGCGGCAGGTGCAGCTGACCTATTCGCCGGTGCCGGGCAAGGTCGGCCAGGACATCACCGGCCTGGTCCAGGTCGAGGACGTCACCGAGCGGCTGCGCGCGGAAGCGCGGGTGCACGCGCTCAACCGTACCCTGGAGGCGCGCGTGGCGCTGCGCACGCGCGAGCTGAGCCAGGCCAACCAGGAGTTGGAGGCATTCGCCTACAGCGTCTCGCACGACCTGCGCGCGCCGCTGCGGGCGATCGACGGGTTCAGCCGCATCCTCGGCGAGAAGTACGCCGACCGCCTCGACGAATCCGGCCGCGGCTACCTGGCGCGGGTGCGCAAGGCCGCGTCGCGCATGGGCGACCTGATCGACGCATTGCTGAAGATGTCGCGCCTGACCCGCAGCGAGCTCAAGCACGAGAACGTCGACCTGAGCCGCATCGCCGGCGAGGTGGTCGAGGAGTTGCGCGTCGGCGAGCCTCAGCGCGCGGTCGAGGTGCGGATCGCGCCGGGGCTGCAGGTGGTCGGCGACGCTTCGCTGCTGCGCAACCTGCTCGGCAATCTGCTCGGCAACGCCTGGAAGTTCACCCGCGACCGCGATCCGGCGACGATCGAGTTCGGCCTCGCCGAGACGCCCGGCGGCGGGCGCGAGTTCTTCGTGCGCGACAACGGCACCGGTTTCCCGCAGGCCTATGTCGACAAGCTGTTCCGGCCGTTCCAGCGCTTGCACAGCGTGGAGGATTTCGCCGGGCACGGGATCGGGCTGGCCTCGGTCAAGCGCATCGTCGAGCGCCACGGCGGGACGATCCGCGCCGAGGGCAGCGAGGGCGAGGGCGCGGCGTTCTATTTCACCTTGCCGGGCGGTGGGCACGGCGGGTGA
- a CDS encoding helix-turn-helix domain-containing protein, producing MTNAPHQEFANRLHQALDFSGFAKGRARTGALSAYYDVSRETARKWLVGLALPELERMLQIAVQQHVSFEWLATGRGTIEGKSLSVRENAAKYSDPDELRLMGLMRKLSRKKRRALIELLDGN from the coding sequence ATGACCAACGCGCCCCATCAAGAATTCGCCAACCGTTTGCACCAGGCCCTGGACTTCTCCGGATTCGCCAAGGGCCGGGCCCGCACCGGCGCCCTTTCCGCCTACTACGACGTCAGCCGCGAGACTGCGCGCAAATGGCTGGTCGGCCTCGCCCTGCCCGAACTGGAGCGCATGCTGCAGATCGCGGTGCAGCAGCACGTCAGCTTCGAATGGCTGGCCACCGGCCGCGGCACCATCGAAGGCAAGTCGCTGTCGGTGCGCGAGAACGCCGCCAAGTACAGCGATCCCGACGAACTGCGGCTGATGGGCCTGATGCGCAAACTCTCGCGCAAGAAGCGCCGCGCGCTGATCGAGTTGCTCGACGGCAACTGA
- a CDS encoding antitoxin Xre/MbcA/ParS toxin-binding domain-containing protein gives MSKPAKPPAPAKGAAEASAKPAKAAPSRGRREAARSVRDAAAYPLPTSKRSLSVKEPLAAEAYGAPATLNGYVAYLRTATPLQRVEAEREGVPARMVKHMASDMDLPAVRMFDILGIAKATAEAKAAQQARITGASGQAALGLIHLLGIARDIVDDSTDPAAPDFDAARWLGHWIEQPQAALGGQRPADLLDTPTGLSVVARLLGALASGAYQ, from the coding sequence ATGAGCAAACCCGCCAAGCCGCCCGCCCCGGCCAAGGGCGCCGCCGAGGCCAGCGCCAAGCCGGCCAAGGCCGCGCCGTCGCGCGGCCGCCGCGAGGCCGCGCGCAGCGTGCGCGACGCCGCCGCCTATCCGCTGCCGACCTCCAAGCGCTCGTTGTCGGTCAAGGAGCCGCTCGCCGCCGAGGCCTACGGCGCCCCGGCCACGCTCAACGGCTATGTCGCCTACCTGCGCACGGCGACCCCGCTGCAGCGGGTCGAAGCCGAGCGCGAAGGCGTGCCGGCGCGCATGGTCAAACACATGGCCAGCGACATGGATCTGCCGGCGGTGCGCATGTTCGACATCCTCGGCATCGCCAAGGCCACCGCCGAGGCCAAGGCCGCGCAGCAGGCGCGCATCACCGGCGCCAGCGGCCAGGCCGCGCTGGGGCTGATCCACCTGCTCGGCATCGCCCGCGACATCGTCGACGACAGCACCGATCCGGCCGCGCCCGACTTCGACGCGGCGCGCTGGCTCGGCCACTGGATCGAGCAGCCGCAGGCAGCGCTGGGCGGACAGCGGCCGGCCGACCTGCTCGACACCCCGACCGGGCTCAGCGTGGTCGCGCGCCTGCTCGGCGCGCTGGCCAGCGGCGCGTACCAATGA
- a CDS encoding RES family NAD+ phosphorylase, with protein sequence MTTLWRIAGETRAYRADDLSGAGAAKFPGRWNDEGQRVLYSATSLALAALETAAYVDAHGLPLNRHVVSIEVPPAVWKARIQMTAADLPGGWDAVPAGMASVGIGSRWLQSGASAILLVPSVIVPEEYNALINPEHRDAKKLRATTGRKFQYNVVFRAP encoded by the coding sequence ATGACGACACTGTGGCGCATCGCCGGCGAGACCCGCGCCTACCGCGCCGACGACCTCAGCGGCGCGGGCGCGGCCAAGTTTCCCGGGCGTTGGAACGACGAGGGCCAGCGCGTGCTCTACAGCGCGACCTCGCTGGCGCTGGCGGCGCTGGAGACGGCCGCCTACGTCGACGCCCACGGGCTGCCGTTGAACCGGCACGTGGTGTCGATCGAGGTGCCGCCGGCGGTGTGGAAGGCGCGCATCCAGATGACCGCCGCCGACCTGCCCGGCGGCTGGGACGCGGTGCCGGCGGGCATGGCCAGCGTCGGCATCGGCTCGCGCTGGCTGCAGTCCGGCGCCTCGGCGATCCTGCTGGTGCCGTCGGTGATCGTGCCGGAGGAATACAACGCGCTGATCAATCCCGAGCATCGCGACGCCAAGAAGCTGCGCGCCACGACCGGGCGCAAGTTCCAGTACAACGTGGTGTTCCGCGCGCCTTGA
- a CDS encoding DUF4166 domain-containing protein: MELLQRIDLPAQTGANAAAPATADRPATGRREHKRPETQAPAAAGLEPAHDLAALLKAALGPRWALLHPHIRARFELAEGQAQAEYVGDMHQVRCTRLGALFARLIRYARVLPHHNADDVPFRFDVEPLRRELGWIKTRTYHFAQEIFSFRSRMTLGAGGELLEHFGGGLGMRVRLEVLPNRLVFVDDGYFLHWRGLRLPLPRPLWPGRFVLVHRDLDAEQFEVCIDVSHPWLGPLFHQEGRFQRLRG; this comes from the coding sequence ATGGAACTGTTGCAACGCATTGACCTGCCGGCGCAGACCGGCGCGAACGCCGCCGCGCCCGCGACGGCGGACCGGCCCGCGACGGGCCGGCGCGAACACAAGCGGCCCGAAACGCAAGCGCCGGCCGCGGCCGGCCTCGAGCCCGCGCACGACCTGGCCGCGCTGCTCAAGGCCGCGCTGGGCCCGCGCTGGGCGCTGCTGCATCCGCATATCCGGGCGCGCTTCGAGCTGGCCGAAGGCCAGGCCCAGGCCGAATACGTCGGCGACATGCACCAGGTGCGCTGCACCCGCCTGGGCGCGCTGTTCGCGCGGCTGATCCGCTACGCGCGGGTGCTGCCGCACCACAACGCCGACGACGTGCCGTTCCGCTTCGACGTCGAACCGCTGCGGCGCGAACTGGGCTGGATCAAGACCCGCACCTACCACTTCGCCCAGGAGATCTTCAGCTTCCGCTCGCGCATGACCCTGGGCGCCGGCGGCGAACTGCTGGAGCACTTCGGCGGCGGCCTGGGCATGCGGGTGCGGCTGGAAGTGTTGCCGAACCGGCTGGTGTTCGTCGACGACGGCTATTTCCTGCACTGGCGCGGCCTGCGCCTGCCGTTGCCGCGGCCGCTGTGGCCGGGCCGGTTCGTGCTGGTGCACCGCGACCTCGACGCCGAGCAGTTCGAAGTCTGCATCGACGTCTCCCACCCCTGGCTCGGCCCGCTGTTCCACCAGGAAGGCCGGTTCCAGCGCTTGCGCGGGTGA
- a CDS encoding TIGR01777 family oxidoreductase yields MDLHTLFLSLLLLQIAMGALDTIAHHEVMEKLANRRSAALELKLHSARGFVYGALFLVFAWLRPQGLWLAAVWGLVLIEVGITLWDFVVEDATRLLPNTERVLHTVLAVNGGAMFAVYALATRGDWALPSALAPAVHGWMSWALTAAALGIAASAVRDGLAARANAAEPAPRPLLAQHPQQHFLVSGGTGFIGTALVEGLLAGGHRITVLSRDPRRAALRFGGRARCIADTAELRDDERIDVVVNLAGAPVVGPRWTPQRKRALLASRIGTTDALRAWCDRASVKPALWLQASAVGLYGAHARSAPEQREFAPVPGDFPSALCAAWERAAAPVGERGVRLATMRLGLVLHRSGGLLPMLSLAAALGGAARLGDGRQWFAWVHLDDVLRFVEYAVEHAGVRGPYNLVAPGGCTQAEFTRELARSLHRPAWLAMPAAPLRLALGEMATMLLDGPVVAPQRLTDQRFVFAHPVLASALRCAHAGLARDPRSDYVGVGHPGEGHGTVATH; encoded by the coding sequence ATGGACCTGCACACGCTGTTCCTGAGCCTGTTGCTGCTGCAGATCGCGATGGGCGCGCTGGACACGATCGCCCATCACGAGGTGATGGAAAAACTCGCCAACCGCCGCAGCGCCGCGCTGGAGCTGAAGCTGCATTCGGCGCGCGGCTTCGTCTACGGCGCGCTGTTCCTGGTGTTCGCCTGGCTGCGGCCGCAAGGGCTGTGGCTGGCGGCGGTGTGGGGGCTGGTGCTGATCGAAGTCGGCATCACCCTGTGGGACTTCGTGGTCGAGGACGCGACCCGGCTGCTGCCGAACACCGAGCGCGTGCTGCACACCGTCCTCGCGGTCAACGGCGGCGCGATGTTCGCGGTGTACGCGCTGGCCACGCGCGGCGACTGGGCGCTGCCGAGCGCATTGGCACCGGCCGTGCACGGATGGATGTCGTGGGCGCTGACCGCGGCCGCGCTCGGCATCGCCGCCAGCGCGGTGCGCGACGGCCTGGCCGCGCGCGCCAACGCCGCCGAACCGGCGCCGCGGCCGTTGCTGGCGCAGCACCCGCAGCAGCATTTCCTGGTCAGCGGCGGCACCGGCTTCATCGGCACCGCGCTGGTCGAGGGCCTGCTCGCCGGCGGCCACCGCATCACCGTGCTCAGCCGCGATCCGCGCCGCGCCGCCTTGCGCTTCGGCGGCCGCGCGCGCTGCATCGCCGACACCGCCGAACTGCGCGACGACGAACGCATCGACGTGGTGGTGAACCTGGCCGGCGCGCCGGTGGTGGGCCCGCGCTGGACGCCGCAGCGCAAGCGCGCGCTGTTGGCCAGCCGGATCGGCACCACCGACGCGCTGCGCGCCTGGTGCGACCGCGCCAGCGTCAAGCCGGCGCTGTGGCTGCAGGCCAGCGCGGTCGGCCTGTACGGCGCGCATGCGCGCAGCGCGCCGGAACAGCGCGAGTTCGCGCCGGTCCCCGGCGATTTCCCCAGCGCACTGTGCGCGGCCTGGGAGCGCGCGGCCGCGCCGGTCGGCGAACGCGGCGTGCGCCTGGCGACGATGCGCCTGGGCCTGGTCCTGCACCGCAGCGGCGGTCTGCTGCCGATGCTGTCGCTGGCCGCCGCGCTCGGCGGCGCCGCGCGCCTGGGCGACGGCCGGCAGTGGTTCGCCTGGGTCCACCTCGACGACGTGCTGCGCTTCGTCGAATACGCGGTCGAACACGCCGGCGTGCGCGGCCCCTACAACCTGGTCGCGCCCGGCGGCTGCACCCAGGCCGAGTTCACCCGCGAACTGGCGCGTTCGCTGCATCGCCCGGCGTGGCTGGCGATGCCGGCCGCGCCGCTGCGGCTGGCGCTCGGCGAGATGGCCACGATGCTGCTCGACGGCCCCGTCGTCGCCCCGCAGCGGCTGACCGACCAGCGCTTCGTCTTCGCCCATCCCGTGCTTGCCAGCGCCTTGCGCTGCGCGCACGCCGGTTTGGCGCGCGATCCCCGTTCTGACTATGTGGGTGTAGGACACCCGGGTGAGGGACATGGAACTGTTGCAACGCATTGA
- a CDS encoding thiol-disulfide oxidoreductase DCC family protein, producing MNKDLAPRPPLPQAVALYDRACPLCRTEMHRLKARDRHGRLRLVDIAAPDFDPAQWGFELDALRNALHVRGRDGQWRIGVPGIAEAYRAVGLGWLTWPLRVPGAGRAAARAYRWIAPNRHRVSRWLGYREAGAEPAPRCDDGHCPTHF from the coding sequence ATGAACAAGGATCTCGCCCCACGCCCGCCCTTGCCGCAGGCCGTCGCCCTGTACGACCGCGCCTGCCCGCTGTGCCGCACCGAGATGCACCGGCTCAAGGCCCGCGACCGCCATGGTCGCCTGCGCCTGGTCGACATCGCCGCGCCGGACTTCGACCCCGCGCAGTGGGGCTTCGAACTCGACGCGCTGCGCAACGCCCTGCACGTGCGCGGCCGCGACGGCCAGTGGCGGATCGGCGTGCCCGGCATCGCCGAGGCCTACCGCGCGGTCGGCCTGGGCTGGCTGACCTGGCCGCTGCGCGTGCCCGGCGCCGGCCGCGCCGCCGCGCGCGCCTACCGCTGGATCGCGCCGAACCGCCACCGCGTCTCGCGCTGGCTGGGCTATCGCGAAGCCGGCGCGGAGCCCGCGCCGCGCTGCGACGACGGCCATTGCCCCACCCATTTCTGA
- a CDS encoding GbsR/MarR family transcriptional regulator has protein sequence MPLSPLQERFILHWGEMGSRWGVNRTVAQIHALLFLSERAITADEICETLNLARSNVSTSLRELQAWNLARVSHVLGDRRDHFETYKDVWDIFRAVVQERRRREIEPTLSMLRTAVLDGDNAAVAPDPADPRDRLTLARMREVLEFMETGTSWIDEMNRLDPKTLIKLLKMGARIQQFVRGPVKPLPEPQARAAGVLFADEAGEGDAPKHDAPEFDPGKTDAGEGDAAAPPGTRSP, from the coding sequence ATGCCCCTCAGCCCGCTGCAAGAACGCTTCATCCTCCACTGGGGCGAGATGGGCAGCCGCTGGGGCGTCAACCGCACCGTCGCCCAGATCCACGCGCTGCTGTTCCTGTCCGAGCGCGCGATCACCGCCGACGAAATCTGCGAGACCCTCAACCTGGCCCGTTCCAACGTCAGCACCAGCCTGCGCGAGCTGCAGGCCTGGAACCTGGCGCGGGTGAGCCATGTGCTCGGCGACCGTCGCGACCATTTCGAGACCTACAAGGACGTCTGGGACATCTTCCGCGCCGTGGTCCAGGAGCGGCGCCGGCGCGAGATCGAGCCGACCCTGAGCATGCTGCGCACCGCCGTGCTCGACGGCGACAACGCCGCGGTGGCGCCCGACCCGGCCGACCCGCGCGACCGCCTGACCCTGGCGCGCATGCGCGAAGTGCTGGAGTTCATGGAGACCGGTACCAGCTGGATCGACGAGATGAACCGGCTCGACCCCAAGACCCTGATCAAGCTGCTGAAGATGGGCGCGCGCATCCAGCAGTTCGTGCGCGGCCCGGTCAAGCCGCTGCCGGAACCGCAGGCGCGGGCCGCGGGCGTGTTGTTCGCCGACGAAGCGGGCGAGGGCGATGCGCCCAAGCACGATGCTCCCGAGTTCGATCCCGGCAAGACCGACGCAGGCGAAGGCGATGCCGCCGCGCCGCCCGGTACGCGCTCGCCCTGA
- the lexA gene encoding transcriptional repressor LexA yields the protein MSLTDLRRALLAFLHERLAADGLPPSQQEICARFGFRQNRSAGYHLQALHEDGLIELLPGRARGIRLRPAGLREALAWRAEREGLDAPAARAGGNDEPLPILGRVAAGAPIGADAEAQAHVLVDRALFSPRPDYLLRVQGDSMREDGIFDGDLVAVHRTREARSGQVVVARLGEEITIKRLRIDADGIVLLPRNPDYAPIRVPADADFAIEGLYCGLVRSA from the coding sequence ATGAGCCTGACCGACCTCCGCCGTGCCCTGCTCGCCTTCCTGCACGAGCGCCTCGCCGCCGACGGCCTGCCGCCTTCGCAGCAGGAGATCTGCGCGCGCTTCGGCTTCCGCCAGAACCGCTCCGCCGGCTACCACCTGCAGGCGCTGCACGAGGACGGGCTGATCGAACTGCTGCCGGGCCGCGCGCGCGGCATCCGTCTGCGCCCGGCCGGGCTGCGCGAGGCGCTGGCCTGGCGCGCCGAACGCGAAGGGCTCGATGCGCCCGCGGCGCGGGCGGGCGGCAACGACGAACCGCTGCCGATCCTGGGCCGGGTCGCCGCCGGCGCGCCGATCGGCGCCGATGCCGAAGCGCAGGCGCACGTGCTGGTCGACCGCGCGCTGTTCTCGCCGCGGCCGGACTACCTGCTGCGCGTGCAGGGCGATTCGATGCGCGAGGACGGCATCTTCGACGGCGACCTGGTCGCGGTGCACCGCACCCGCGAGGCGCGCAGCGGTCAGGTGGTGGTGGCGCGGCTGGGCGAGGAGATCACGATCAAGCGTCTGCGCATCGACGCCGACGGCATCGTCCTGCTGCCGCGCAATCCCGACTACGCGCCGATCCGGGTGCCGGCCGATGCCGACTTCGCCATCGAAGGCCTGTACTGCGGCCTGGTCCGCAGCGCCTGA
- a CDS encoding DUF6053 domain-containing protein, protein MIRLPPQLRPVRFIAAIGADSVGTEVPPTRAAPAAVGGTSVPTLSAQPPRTLPTPQR, encoded by the coding sequence GTGATCCGCTTGCCGCCGCAGTTGCGACCGGTCCGGTTTATTGCCGCGATCGGAGCGGACAGCGTCGGGACTGAAGTCCCTCCCACAAGAGCGGCACCGGCGGCTGTGGGAGGGACTTCAGTCCCGACGCTGTCCGCTCAGCCGCCGCGAACCCTGCCAACGCCGCAACGCTGA
- a CDS encoding Y-family DNA polymerase, translated as MRWACLLLPQLAMDVVLRQHPNPDQPLALVEGPHARRRLHSVNAAARALGLRPGLSLVAAHAIADGVRTAEYDPQAAERARQLLAAWAYRYSSQVSTDFAHALVLEIAGSRRLFGAWPQLRQRLDAELRELGFRHRMAAAPNPFAARALTNIGEGLFFDDDLLLPALAKMPIERSGLDPATVQALQRMGLRKLGSVFALPRAPLARRFGPDLLQRLDALRGAAEPPLTFYQPPDAFDARIELGHEAESSQALLFPLRRLTADLAAYLSGRDGGVARFKLLLEHERHSHRLQHPPSEIAVGLLAPEREAAMLFELARGRLQHAQLPAPVVALRLLAEELPPFVPAARDLFDPRPQQALPWAQLRERLRARLGDERVHGLAAHPDHRPERAWQPVLGDAPAARGKHAATPAPTLPATRPGWLLAEPEPLREPVARILAGPERIESGWWDQDDVRRDYYLVETARGQRAWAYRDAGGDGPLIVHGWFA; from the coding sequence ATGCGCTGGGCCTGCCTGCTGCTGCCGCAACTGGCGATGGACGTGGTCCTGCGCCAACACCCGAACCCGGACCAGCCGCTGGCCCTGGTCGAAGGTCCGCACGCGCGCCGCCGCCTGCACTCGGTCAATGCCGCCGCGCGCGCGCTGGGATTGCGGCCGGGGCTGTCGCTGGTCGCCGCGCACGCCATCGCCGACGGCGTGCGCACCGCCGAATACGACCCGCAAGCGGCCGAACGCGCGCGCCAGTTGCTGGCCGCCTGGGCCTATCGCTACAGCTCGCAGGTCAGCACCGACTTCGCCCACGCCCTGGTGCTGGAGATCGCCGGCAGCCGCCGCCTGTTCGGGGCCTGGCCGCAACTGCGCCAGCGCCTGGACGCGGAACTGCGCGAACTCGGCTTCCGCCACCGCATGGCCGCCGCGCCCAATCCCTTCGCCGCGCGCGCTTTGACCAACATCGGCGAAGGCTTGTTCTTCGACGACGACCTGCTGCTGCCGGCGCTGGCGAAGATGCCGATCGAACGCAGCGGGCTCGACCCGGCCACGGTGCAGGCGCTGCAACGCATGGGCCTGCGCAAGCTCGGCTCGGTGTTCGCGCTGCCGCGCGCGCCGCTGGCGCGGCGTTTCGGCCCGGATCTGCTGCAGCGCCTGGACGCGCTGCGCGGCGCGGCCGAGCCGCCGCTGACGTTCTACCAGCCGCCCGACGCCTTCGACGCGCGCATCGAACTCGGCCACGAAGCCGAATCCAGCCAGGCCCTGCTGTTCCCGCTGCGCCGCCTCACCGCCGACCTGGCCGCGTACCTGTCCGGCCGCGACGGCGGCGTGGCCCGGTTCAAGCTGCTGCTCGAACACGAGCGCCACAGCCATCGGTTGCAGCACCCGCCGAGCGAAATCGCGGTCGGCCTGCTCGCGCCGGAGCGCGAGGCGGCGATGCTGTTCGAACTCGCCCGCGGCCGCCTGCAGCACGCGCAGCTGCCGGCGCCGGTGGTGGCGCTGCGCCTGCTCGCCGAGGAACTGCCGCCGTTCGTGCCGGCCGCGCGCGACCTGTTCGACCCGCGCCCGCAGCAGGCGCTGCCGTGGGCGCAGTTGCGCGAGCGCCTGCGCGCGCGGCTCGGCGACGAACGCGTGCACGGGCTCGCCGCGCACCCCGACCACCGGCCCGAACGCGCCTGGCAACCGGTGCTGGGCGATGCGCCGGCCGCGCGCGGCAAGCACGCCGCCACACCCGCGCCAACGCTGCCGGCGACCCGCCCGGGCTGGCTGCTGGCCGAGCCCGAACCGCTGCGCGAGCCGGTCGCGCGCATCCTCGCCGGCCCGGAGCGGATCGAGTCGGGCTGGTGGGACCAGGACGACGTGCGGCGCGATTACTACCTGGTCGAAACCGCGCGCGGCCAGCGCGCCTGGGCCTACCGCGACGCCGGCGGCGACGGCCCGCTGATCGTGCACGGCTGGTTCGCATGA